The sequence CATTTTCCTTAGGATGTCTGCAATTTTACTCAAACATTACGTTATCAAACAATGATTCCGAAAGATATCTTGGTTTTATTTGGGAAATAGACCCAAGAATTATAATAATTGGAAATCGAATTTCTCCAAGGTTTTTTTATTGGACGTCACTcctttgaaaatcaaaatgatTAGTGTGGGCTAAGCACAAACCTTGATAAGTTTGCTTTTTTCAATAAGGACACAGGAGAAAACTCTCAAATTGGAGAAACTCAAGAGTGTTTGTTGATAATATGAATGATATTCTATAAAATAATTGTTTGCATATGATACATGCATGAAAACCCTTAGCTAAGAATACAAACCAGGTTGAAGATAAAATCCCTTGAAACGTGTCTAGAAAATAGTAGGAAAATTAATAAATGTAAACAAGCTTTTTTGGCCCATTCTAACGTAAATGTGCTGCTctacttaattaaaataagtggGCCTAGACATAACTAATTAAATGTAATCTTTTAAcattttggatttcttgaaaTTGATTGAAAATTTGTTGTCATGGAACTTGAATGTGTCCAATTGTTGAGGATGAAAGACCTTTAATATCCCTCCGTTATTTTGTTCAGACGTCATGCCGTCATGGTATCACATCTTTCAACTTTCGAATTGTCATTGAGTAGTGAATACCCAAGCTCAGtaactctttttttttaatcattcaaatatcatttaaaTTACTGTATTTCTTTAAATATTgataatttcaattttttacTACTAAATTTGTAAAAGTTAAGAGGTATTATCATGATATGCCGTCAAGCGCAAGCTCGAGTGATGTGTGAGAAAGCTTGCAAGCTAAGTTGATTTTTGGGAAATTTTGTCCAGCTTGAGTCACTTGTCTTATTAATTGAgcttaacaatttattttttgTAGTTGAGTTTGAGTATGATGTTACTCGACCTCGACTCGGCTTGGTTCATTTGCAACCCTACTTCAACCCCATCTTCCCCATCTTCAAGAACTGTAAGGCTtgataaagtttttttttatgagtATTCTAATGCCTTGTACCTTTCACATGAACTTTGCAGGTCCACCAGGATCTGGAAAAGGTACTCAGTCACCAGTGATTAAGGATGAATTCTGCTTATGCCATCTGGCTACTGGTGATATGCTGAGAGCTGCTGTGGCTGCCAAGACTCCCCTTGGAGTTAAAGCCAAGGAAGCCATGGAGAAGGTACATTCCTTGCTTTATTACTCTTAACACCTTTAACAAAAGTTTATGTTTGTTTGTGATTTCTCAGGGGGAACTTGTTTCTGATGATTTGGTTGTGGGGATTATCGATGATGCATTGAAGAAGCCTTCCTGCCATAAAGGTTTTATTCTTGATGGATTTCCAAGGACAGTTGTCCAAGCACAAAAGGTCTGCTATTTTTCTTGGAATGATGTTTCTTGCTCAGTTTCCAACAGATGTGAATGAGTTATTGTTCCTTATATCCAGCTGGATGAGATGCTCGAGAAACATGGAACTAAGATTGACAAAGTTCTTAACTTTGCAATTGATGATGCTGTCTTGGAGGAGAGGATTACTGGCCGTTGGATCCATCCTTCTAGTGGTCGCTCCTACCACACGAAATTTGCACCTCCTAAAGTTCCTGGTGTCGATGATGTAACAACTGATCCTATGTCTATCAATGCTAACTTTCTTTAGGGTAGCCGTCAATAATTTTAGCAATAGCTATGAACTTCTCGATAAGGCCTAGAGGTGATTCTTGATTATTTGTGAAGGTAACTGGAGAGCCTTTAATTCAACGTAAGGACGATACTGCAGCTGTGCTAAAGTCGAGACTTGAGGCTTTCCATAAGCAGACTGAACCGGTATGATTTCATTTGATTTTCCTTTTTTCTGTTTCATTCTTTCAATGTCAATCCTTTGAAGCTTTTATCTCATGTTGTAGACATGCAGATGTGAAGTGTTTCAATGCTGAATGTTTTTATACCTTATTTTGGGTCCATGCTTTGGCATTTGTGTGTTATACGctaaaaaatgtttttgaaagAACGAAGTGATTGGATAGAGAAGCTTAAGCATCTGGTCAATTTCCTGCGGATTGGCAAAAAAAAAGTTAATAGCAGTACAAGTAGCACAGATGTATTGAAGGTTGTGGCCAGTATAATGGGGCACATCGCCTATAGATTGCAGTTGTATCTGTTAACATATGATTTTAAAAAGAACGAGCTTGGGAGCTCAGCTTTGGGCTAGAGAGGAAATTGGGTTATGATTTGATTCTAACTGGTGATTGCACATTTTATCCATTTCGAGGTCGTTTGGCATTTGCAAAGCCTCAGGCCTCAGGTTTGTAGGAGAAAACAATTTCAATTAGtacataattataattattaaaaaaattatatacaagATGAACGTCTAGGCTGAACTGCTTCATCCGTTTAAAGAGCCTGCTAGTACGTGGCAGAGGCTTATTCTTATTCAACCACCTCAATGCATGGTTGTTGGGCACGATCTCCTTTTTATCAGTCAAGCTAGGATTTTTCTTCAAGTCAGATGATATCGATTGTTTTAAAATTTGAGGATCCTTAACTAGCTACTTTTGCCTCACATTCTGAACTGCTCTTGATATTCAAATGCATAGGTTATCGACTACTATAACAAGAAGGGCGTCGTTGCAAATCTCCCCGCTGAAAAAGCTCCACAAGAGGTCACTGCAGAGGTAAAGAAGGTACTCTCCTGATACTAAGGTAGCCATTTTTGTCCACTAAAACAATAAGACCTCCGGCTTTACATTCACTGTACTCTGATTTATTATTTGATGACCAATCGATCCGAGACCATTTATTTTTTGGCGAGTTGAGACGCGGATTGGTGTAGCTTTTGAAACTTCTTATAGAGAGTTACAGAATAATTTTCTCGAAACCATTGAGGACGTCTTAATGTATTTCATTGCTACTGCATCATCTTTAGTGCCCATGTGTTACTTCATTTATGGGCTTTATGTCTCCTCTCTGGCATGAACTCAAAAAAGGTGAAACATTGAATAATAAACCTTAGGAATTTGGTTTCTGGTGTGTTTCTTGCTCATCACATGTCTGTTATATATATTGTTGATATGAATGAGAAACGTGGAAAAGAAATTCACCTCTCACCAAATCGTGTCGAATGAGATTTAGGTAGTATTTGAAAGAGAATCTAAGAAGTTGAGA comes from Henckelia pumila isolate YLH828 chromosome 4, ASM3356847v2, whole genome shotgun sequence and encodes:
- the LOC140865519 gene encoding adenylate kinase 4, yielding MANLEDVPSVDLMTELLRRMKCSSKPDKRLILVGPPGSGKGTQSPVIKDEFCLCHLATGDMLRAAVAAKTPLGVKAKEAMEKGELVSDDLVVGIIDDALKKPSCHKGFILDGFPRTVVQAQKLDEMLEKHGTKIDKVLNFAIDDAVLEERITGRWIHPSSGRSYHTKFAPPKVPGVDDVTGEPLIQRKDDTAAVLKSRLEAFHKQTEPVIDYYNKKGVVANLPAEKAPQEVTAEVKKVLS